Proteins from a genomic interval of Oncorhynchus mykiss isolate Arlee chromosome 21, USDA_OmykA_1.1, whole genome shotgun sequence:
- the LOC110500947 gene encoding zinc finger MYND domain-containing protein 15-like, with amino-acid sequence MELVSGYRDRMIEFSEAMAQWYRCFQTTRRGRKEPHSDFWGYDFPRYHMDRSPYWILHLLDCAATPPAAIPRLEQTGLDPSELISSEGDSVLMVTDASGLPLGFDVLAGGWAGALGGGEAAGGDGKGALETIQKMVGLLRRCMEAPMTGGLPRRPHMLHVNDKKLHRLLSRCEKALTILKVVLWPQALGDWGLTEVEQVDGGESFSMRWPPTCYCHVCKKHSFPSQLKPW; translated from the exons ATGGAGTTAGTGTCAGGTTACCGTGACCGGATGATTGAGTTCTCGGAGGCTATGGCACAGTGGTATCGCTGCTTCCAGACCACCCGTAGGGGGCGCAAAGAACCACATAGTGATTTCTGGGGGTACGATTTTCCCCGATACCACATGGACCGCTCACCGTACTGGATACTGCACCTGCTGGATTGCGCTGCAACGCCACCTGCAGCTATTCCACGGCTAGAACAGACTGGATTGGACCCCTCCGAGCTCA taAGTAGTGAAGGAGATAGTGTTCTGATGGTGACTGATGCCTCTGGCCTGCCCCTGGGCTTTGACGTGCTGGCCGGTGGCTGGGCAGGGGCGCTGGGTGGGGGCGAGGCTGCGGGTGGAGATGGGAAGGGGGCCCTGGAGACAATCCAGAAGATGGTAGGACTGCTGAGACGCTGCATGGAGGCCCCTATGACTGGCGGGTTGCCTCGGAGACCACACATGCTCCACGTCAATGACAAGAAGCTTCACAG gTTGCTGAGTAGGTGTGAGAAGGCCCTCACCATTCTGAAGGTGGTTCTGTGGCCCCAGGCCCTGGGTGACTGGGGCCTCACAGAGGTGGAGCAGGTGGACGGAGGAGAGTCCTTCAGCATGCGCTGGCCTCCGACCTGCTACTGTCACGTGTGTAAGAAACACTCCTTCCCCAGTCAGCTGAAACCATGGTAa